Below is a window of Mycobacterium dioxanotrophicus DNA.
GTGTGGGGCACCAACGACCGGACCGACGAAAAGGCCTTGAAGCTCGCGGCTTTGTTGACTCAGCCCGGTCACACCTACGACGTCTCGAGCCCGGACCTCCCGACGGTCAAGTAGAAATTGCCGCGCGGCGCGTCGGCGCGCCTGACGCGTTCGCGCGGGTTGGCCCCCTACCGTTCTGTTTGCGCGGAACTACTTGACATAACTCTAAGCCTATGGTTGAGGTTGAGGGTTTGCAGGAGAGGGGTTCGGCGTCACGAACACCCCAACCAGGGAGGAAGACGATCCATGACCCCCCCGCATAACTACCTGGCAGTGATCAAGGTGGTTGGCATCGGCGGCGGCGGCGTCAACGCCGTCAACCGGATGATCGAGCAGGGCCTCAAGGGCGTTGAGTTCATCGCCATCAACACCGACGCCCAGGCGCTGTTGATGAGCGATGCCGACGTCAAGCTCGATGTCGGCCGCGATTCCACCCGTGGGCTCGGCGCAGGCGCGGACCCCGAAGTGGGCCGCAAGGCTGCCGAGGACGCCAAGGACGACATCGAAGAACTGCTGCGCGGCGCCGACATGGTGTTCGTCACCGCGGGCGAGGGCGGTGGCACCGGCACCGGCGGCGCGCCCGTCGTGGCGACCATCGCGCGCAAGCTCGGTGCGCTGACGGTCGGCGTGGTGACGCGGCCGTTCTCGTTCGAGGGCAAGCGCCGCAGCAATCAGGCCGAGGCCGGCATCACCGCGCTGCGCGAGAGCTGCGACACCCTGATCGTGATCCCCAACGACCGGCTGCTGCAGATGGGCGATGCCGCGGTGTCGCTTATGGACGCGTTCCGCAGTGCCGACGAGGTGCTGCTCAACGGCGTTCAGGGCATCACCGACCTGATCACCACGCCGGGTCTGATCAACGTGGACTTCGCCGACGTCAAGGGCGTGATGAGCGGCGCGGGCACGGCCCTGATGGGCATCGGCTCGGCCCGCGGCGACGGCCGCGCGCTCAAGGCCGCCGAGATCGCGATCAATTCGCCGCTGCTGGAAGCCTCGATGGAGGGCGCGCAGGGCGTGCTGCTGTCCGTCGCTGGTGGCAGCGATCTGGGGCTGTTCGAGATCAACGAGGCCGCCTCCCTGGTGCAGGACTCCGCGCACCCCGAGGCCAACATCATCTTCGGCACGGTGATCGACGACTCGCTCGGCGACGAGGTCCGGGTCACCGTCATCGCGGCCGGGTTCGACATGGCCGGTCCCAGCCGTAAGCCGGTGACCAGCCCGAGCCAGGCCCCGACCCAGCCGATCGCGACGGCCCGCTCCGGGAAGATGACCACGTCGCTGTTCGAGCCGACGGATGCCGTCAGCGTTCCCGCGCACACCAACGGGGCCACGGTCAGCATCGGCGGGGACGGCGGTATCGCTGACGACGATGTCGACGTCCCGCCGTTCATGCGGCACTGAGTCGGGCCCGCGACTGCGGACTTCGGATACTGGGATTGTGAGTGTTCGCATACGTCGGGTGACCACCACCCGTGCCGGTGGTGTCTCGGCCCCGCCCTTCGACTCCTTCAATCTCGGCGACCACGTCGGCGACGATCCCGCCGCTGTCTCGGCCAACCGTCGCCGGCTGGCCAAGGCCATCGGTGCCGACGCCGTGGTCTGGATGAACCAGGTCCATGGGGACCGCGTGGTCACCGTGACCGCTCCGCCCGAATCGGGCGCCGCGGTCGATAATGCCGACGCATTGGTGACCACCACCCCGGGTTTGGCATTGGCGGTCGTGACCGCGGATTGCGTTCCGGTATTAATGGCCGACGCACGTGCGGGTGTCATCGCCGCGGCGCACGCCGGTCGGGTGGGCGCGCAGTTGGGCGTCGTGGTGCGCACCTTGGAGGCGATGCTGGCCGGTGGCGCACATATTCAGGACGTGTCGGTCCTGCTCGGCCCCGCGGTCAGCGGCCGCAACTACGAGGTGCCTGCCGAGATGGCCGACGAGGTGGAGGCGGCCTTGCCGGGTAGCCGCACCACGACGGGACGGGGCACGCCGGGATTGGACCTGCGTGCCGGAATAGCCCGGCAATTAAAGGATTTGGGCGTCCGTGCGGTCGACGTGGATCCGCGCTGTACGGTCGATGACCGAACGTTGTTCAGTCATCGCCGGGACGCACCGACGGGACGCCTGGCGTCGCTGGTGTGGATGGAGTCGAGCCGCCGATGAGCAGCGAGCAGCAGTCGCGTGATGCCGATCGAGTCGGTGAACTGACCACTGCGCTGGGAGCGGCGCGGGCGCGGCTGGCGCGGGCCGCCGAATCGGCCGGACGAAATGTCAATGAGATCGAATTACTTCCCATTACAAAATTCTTTCCGGCCACCGATATTCTCATTTTGCACCGTTTAGGTTGTCACGCATTCGGTGAATCCCGCGAACAGGAAGCGGCGGCGAAAGTCGCTACGGTGCGCGAGGAATTGCCCGGCGAGCCGATTCGCTGGCACATGGTCGGCAGCATCCAGCGCAACAAGGCTCGCGCCGTGGCCAGTTGGGCCTACGCCGCGCACTCCGTCGACAGCGTCCGGCTCGTCGGTGCGCTGGACCGCGGGGCCATCGGCGCGCTGGAGAGCGGTGTCCGGACCGAGCCGCTGCGCGTCTATCTGCAGATCAGCCTCGACGGGGATACCGAACGTGGTGGGGTCGATGTCGGCCAGCCCGCTCTTGTCGACGAACTCTGCGCGGCGGCCCAGGCCGCGAAGGGTCTGGAGTTCGTCGGGTTGATGGGGATACCGCCGCTGGAAGTCGACCCTGACGAGGCCTTCGCACGGCTGGCAGGGGAGTTGGAGCGGGTGCAGCGGAACTATCCGCAGCGCCTGGGATTGTCTGCGGGGATGTCGAACGACCTGGAGGTTGCGGTGCGACACGGTTCGACGTGTGTGCGTGTCGGTACCGCGCTTATGGGACGGCGGCCGCTAACGTCACCACCAGTTGTCACACCAGTCACATCTTCATCACAGACATCACAACTCCCACGGTCAGCAGAAGGGTCGCCGAGATGAGCACACTGCACAAGGTCAAGGCCTACTTCGGCATGGCGCCGATGGATGATTACGACGACGAGTACTACGAGGACGACGACCGTGGCGCCGCCCGTAGCTACGCCCGGCGCCCGCGTGAAGAGCGCTTCGAGGACGAGGGCTACGGCTACGAGGGCCGTGAGTTCGACGAGGGCCCCGCCTACCGCGGCGGCTACCCGGGCGGTGGCTACGCCGAGGAACCCCGGTTCGAATCGCGCATGCGCACCCCGCGTGAATTCGAGCGTCCGGCACAGCGTTTGGGCACTCTGGCCGGCTCCACCCGCGGCGCACTGGCCATGGACCCGCGGCGCATGGCCGAGCTGTTCGAAGCGGGCAGCCCGCTGTCGAAGATCACCACGCTGCGGCCCAAGGACTACAGCGAGGCCCGCACCATCGGCGAGCGGTTCCGCGACGGCACGCCGGTGATCATGGATCTGGTGTCGATGGACAACGCCGACGCCAAGCGACTCGTCGACTTCGCCGCCGGGCTGGCCTTCGCGCTGCGCGGGTCGTTCGACAAGGTGGCGACCAAGGTCTTCCTGTTGTCGCCCGCCGACGTCGACGTCAGTGCCGAGCAGCGCCGCCGGATCGCCGAGGCCGGCTTCTACGCCTACCAGTAGCCCCCGAGCCCCTCGCGTGCGCAGCCCCTACCCGGCGGCCGGGTAGGCTGGCAGCGTCGCACAATCGGCCGGTTGTACCGCTGAGGCGACCTGTATCGAATGTCATACATCTGCCTGAGTGAGGTCGGCCCAGTTGTCGCTGCTCTTCGAGATCCTGTTCTTCGCGCTGTTCATCTTCTGGCTGTTGCTCATCGCGCGGGTCGTTGTCGAGTTCATCCGGTCGTTCAGTCGTGACTGGCACCCCAAGGGTCTGACGGTGGTGATCCTGGAGGTCATCCTGACGCTCACGGATCCGCCGGTGAAGTTGTTGCGCCGCATCATCCCGCAGCTGACCATCGGCGCGGTCCGGCTGGATCTGTCGATCATGGTGCTGCTCCTCGTGGTGTTCATCGGCATGCAACTGGCGCTCGGGGCGGCGGGCTGACCCGGCCGGTCACGGCGCTTCACCTGCGCTGAGATCGTTTGCCGGAGCGTCCGAAAACGCGTAAGAAGATTGAAATTCGTTCTTAAAAATTGGCCTCGACTGCAACCTCCGGTTCTGGTGTGACAGGATGGACGCCAGTTGCGTCCAAACAAGGCTCTACACAACAGGCTCTACACTTCGAGATCGATTGACGGTCCAAGACTCCAAGGGGGCAGACAATGCCGCTCACACCGGCGGACGTCCACAACGTCGCGTTCAGCAAGCCGCCCATCGGCAAGCGCGGGTACAACGAGGATGAGGTCGACGCCTTTCTCGATCTGGTTGAGAATGAGCTGACTCGACTCATCGAAGAGAATGCCGATCTCCGGCAGCGCGTCTCCGAGCTCGACTCCGAGCTGGCATCCGCGCGCTCCGGTGGTGGCGCTGCTCAGCCGACCAAGTCGATCCCGCTCTACGAGCCTGAGCCCGAGCCGGAGCCGGCCCCCGCGCCGAAGCCGGTCTACGAGGCACCGGCTGCGCCGGCAGCCCCGGCGGCGACCAACGAGGACACCGCGGCCCGCGCCGCGCGCGTGCTCAGCCTGGCGCAGGACACGGCCGACCGGCTCACCGGTTCGGCCAAGGCCGAGTCGGAGAAGATGCTCGCCGATGCGCGGGCACAGGCCGACGCCATGGTCAGCGACGCCCGCAAGACGGCAGAGACGACGGTCACCGAGGCCCGGCAGCGCGCCGACGCGATGCTGGCCGACGCGCAGACCCGCTCGGAGACCCAGCTGCGTCAGGCCCAGGAGAAGGCCGACGCACTGCAGGCCGACGCCGAGCGCAAGCACTCCGAGATCATGGGAACCATCAACCAGCAGCGCACGGTGCTGGAAGGTCGGCTGGAACAGCTGCGGACGTTCGAACGTGAATACCGCACGCGTCTGAAGACCTATCTGGAATCTCAGCTCGAAGAGCTCGGTCAGCGCGGTTTGGCTGCGCCGGTCGATTCCAGCGCCAACAGCGACGCCAGCGGTTTCGGCCAGTTCAACCGGGGCAACAACTGACCCCTGACCGGAACGCGACCGTTCGTCAGGCCACCTACCTAGCTAGGGTTGATTGATGCTGATCATTGCGCTAGTGCTTGCCGTCATCGGTCTGGCCGCGCTGGTGACCGCCGTGGTGACCAGCAACGAGCTGATCGCCTGGGTGTGCATCGGCGCCAGCGTGCTCGGCGTGGTGCTGCTCATCGTCGATGCGCTGCGGGAACGTTCACGTGGGGCCGCCGAGAAGTCGGCCGACGAGACGCCGGCGGCCGCGGAGACCACCGAGGACGCTGTCGAGGACTATCCCGATGAGCAGGCCGAGCCGGCCGCAGACGCGGAATCCGCCGACGAGACCGCTGAAACCGCCGAGCCGGAGTCGGCTGAGTCGGAGTCCGCTGAGTCGGAGTCCGCTGAGTCGGAGTCCGCTGCGTCGGACGAGACCGCCGAGTCCGCGGAGGGCGACGCGCACGACGTCGAGCCCACCGCCGAGGAAGCGGCAGAGGAACACAAGAGCTAGTCCGACGCGCTCACGGTCGGTGTTGCCAGCAGGGTCCGCACTTCGTCGTCGGTGACCTGGTGAAAGTCGGCGAACGCCTGGCCGACGGCCGAGAACTCGGTAGGTGTGCTCACGCACACCACCTCGTCGGCTTCCCGGGCGAGCTCCTGACAGGCCGACGTCGGCCCCACCGGTACCGCGACCACCAGCCTGCGCGCGGCGCGCACCGCCCGTACCGCGGCGAGCATGCTCGCACCGGTCGCGATGCCGTCGTCGACCAGGATCACGGTTCGACCGGCCAGCTCGGGGGGCGGGCGGCCACCTCGATAGGCCTGCTCACGCCGGGTCAACTCGGCCGTCTCCCGCTCGATCGCGGCGTCGAGGTCTTCGTGACTGATCCCGAGCCGCTGCACCAGCTGCTCATTGATGACGATTCCGCCACCGCTGGCCAGCGCGCCCATCGCCAACTCGGGCCACTGCGGCACACCCAGCTTGCGCACCAGGAACACATCCAGCGGAGCCTGGAGACCGGCCGCCACTTCCCAGCCGATCGGAACGCCGCCGCGGGCCAGACCCAACACCACCACGTCAGACTGGCCGCGGTAGGGCATCAGCTCCTGGGCCAGGACCTGGCCCGCCTCGCGGCGGTCCTGGAATACCCGCCCGGCATCGTGCCGGGTAACGCTGCCCCATGCACACATGGCGAATCTGGACTTCCAGTGACCACCCTACGGCGCTGCCGTGTCGCCGACCACCCGTGACAGGTAACTGCGCACCAACGCGCGGACGCGCTGCGCCGCGCCGTCGCTCAGTTCCTTTGTCGCGATGCGCAATTCGTCGTGGGTCCGGCCGACCTTGCCGGCGTAGCCGTCGCGGTCGTCGGCCAGCCAGTACTCCAACACGGTCGCATCGAGCTCGGGGTGGAACTGCAGGGCCAGTGACCGGCCCAGCACGAACCCCTGGGATGCGTTGCCGTTGCGGGCGATCTCGGTGGCGCCCGGCGGCACCGTCCAGCGGTCGATATGCCATTCGAACCATGGACCGGGTGGGATCAGCTCGGGATCGTCGGTAGTGACCTCGTACCAGCCGATCTCCGGTGAGTCGGACCTGCTGACCGACCCACCGAAGGTCTCCGCCAGCAACTGACCACCGAAGCACACGCCGAAGAGGCCCACGCCTGCGTCGGAGGCCTCCTTCAGCTGGGTCATCAACGTTCCCATCCAGCTGGCGCGCAGGGTTTCGTCGTACACCGACCAACGCGCACCCAACAGGACCACCACGTCATAGCGGGTCAGGTCGGGAAACTCCACGTCGGCTACCGGCGAATCGAGACGGTCGGCAGGCACCACGTCGAATGTGTCGATCTCGAAACCACATTCGCTGAAGGCATCGCCCAGCATCGCCTCGGGCGCCGTCGGGTCGTTGCGGATGAACAGTACTCTCGATGTCACGCCACACATTATCGCGCGAAGCTGCCGTGAACAGGGGCTGGGGCCATGACGGTGTACTCGGCGCTGGTCGCCCTCACCGTCGCGGTTCATTTCGGCTTCATCGCCTACCTTTTGCTGGGCGGGTTCATCGCCTGTCGGTGGCCGCGCACGATCGCGCTGCACGTGGCGGCCGTGCTGTGGGGTCTGGGCAGCGTCGCACTCGATCTGCCCTGCCCGCTCACCGCGCTGGAGCGGTGGGCGCGGGCCCGCGCGGGGATGCCGCCCCTGCCATCCGCGGGGTTCATCGCGCACTACATCACCGGCGTGCTCTATCCCGCGAGCTGGATAGTAGGGGTCCAGGCGGCGGTGTTCGCACTGGTCGTCGCGTCGTGGACGCTGGTGCTGATCAGGCGGCGTCGAAGCTCACCGGCAGGACCATCGGGCCGCTGATGCCCGTCAGCGGCTTCCACCGGACCGGACCGTCGAGCCGGACGTTGCGCCACCGGCGGGTCAGCACGGTGAGCGCTTGGGT
It encodes the following:
- the ftsZ gene encoding cell division protein FtsZ → MTPPHNYLAVIKVVGIGGGGVNAVNRMIEQGLKGVEFIAINTDAQALLMSDADVKLDVGRDSTRGLGAGADPEVGRKAAEDAKDDIEELLRGADMVFVTAGEGGGTGTGGAPVVATIARKLGALTVGVVTRPFSFEGKRRSNQAEAGITALRESCDTLIVIPNDRLLQMGDAAVSLMDAFRSADEVLLNGVQGITDLITTPGLINVDFADVKGVMSGAGTALMGIGSARGDGRALKAAEIAINSPLLEASMEGAQGVLLSVAGGSDLGLFEINEAASLVQDSAHPEANIIFGTVIDDSLGDEVRVTVIAAGFDMAGPSRKPVTSPSQAPTQPIATARSGKMTTSLFEPTDAVSVPAHTNGATVSIGGDGGIADDDVDVPPFMRH
- the pgeF gene encoding peptidoglycan editing factor PgeF codes for the protein MSVRIRRVTTTRAGGVSAPPFDSFNLGDHVGDDPAAVSANRRRLAKAIGADAVVWMNQVHGDRVVTVTAPPESGAAVDNADALVTTTPGLALAVVTADCVPVLMADARAGVIAAAHAGRVGAQLGVVVRTLEAMLAGGAHIQDVSVLLGPAVSGRNYEVPAEMADEVEAALPGSRTTTGRGTPGLDLRAGIARQLKDLGVRAVDVDPRCTVDDRTLFSHRRDAPTGRLASLVWMESSRR
- a CDS encoding YggS family pyridoxal phosphate-dependent enzyme, with product MSSEQQSRDADRVGELTTALGAARARLARAAESAGRNVNEIELLPITKFFPATDILILHRLGCHAFGESREQEAAAKVATVREELPGEPIRWHMVGSIQRNKARAVASWAYAAHSVDSVRLVGALDRGAIGALESGVRTEPLRVYLQISLDGDTERGGVDVGQPALVDELCAAAQAAKGLEFVGLMGIPPLEVDPDEAFARLAGELERVQRNYPQRLGLSAGMSNDLEVAVRHGSTCVRVGTALMGRRPLTSPPVVTPVTSSSQTSQLPRSAEGSPR
- a CDS encoding cell division protein SepF, translating into MSTLHKVKAYFGMAPMDDYDDEYYEDDDRGAARSYARRPREERFEDEGYGYEGREFDEGPAYRGGYPGGGYAEEPRFESRMRTPREFERPAQRLGTLAGSTRGALAMDPRRMAELFEAGSPLSKITTLRPKDYSEARTIGERFRDGTPVIMDLVSMDNADAKRLVDFAAGLAFALRGSFDKVATKVFLLSPADVDVSAEQRRRIAEAGFYAYQ
- a CDS encoding YggT family protein, which translates into the protein MSLLFEILFFALFIFWLLLIARVVVEFIRSFSRDWHPKGLTVVILEVILTLTDPPVKLLRRIIPQLTIGAVRLDLSIMVLLLVVFIGMQLALGAAG
- the wag31 gene encoding DivIVA-like cell division protein Wag31, with translation MPLTPADVHNVAFSKPPIGKRGYNEDEVDAFLDLVENELTRLIEENADLRQRVSELDSELASARSGGGAAQPTKSIPLYEPEPEPEPAPAPKPVYEAPAAPAAPAATNEDTAARAARVLSLAQDTADRLTGSAKAESEKMLADARAQADAMVSDARKTAETTVTEARQRADAMLADAQTRSETQLRQAQEKADALQADAERKHSEIMGTINQQRTVLEGRLEQLRTFEREYRTRLKTYLESQLEELGQRGLAAPVDSSANSDASGFGQFNRGNN
- a CDS encoding phosphoribosyltransferase, with translation MCAWGSVTRHDAGRVFQDRREAGQVLAQELMPYRGQSDVVVLGLARGGVPIGWEVAAGLQAPLDVFLVRKLGVPQWPELAMGALASGGGIVINEQLVQRLGISHEDLDAAIERETAELTRREQAYRGGRPPPELAGRTVILVDDGIATGASMLAAVRAVRAARRLVVAVPVGPTSACQELAREADEVVCVSTPTEFSAVGQAFADFHQVTDDEVRTLLATPTVSASD
- a CDS encoding type 1 glutamine amidotransferase, whose protein sequence is MTSRVLFIRNDPTAPEAMLGDAFSECGFEIDTFDVVPADRLDSPVADVEFPDLTRYDVVVLLGARWSVYDETLRASWMGTLMTQLKEASDAGVGLFGVCFGGQLLAETFGGSVSRSDSPEIGWYEVTTDDPELIPPGPWFEWHIDRWTVPPGATEIARNGNASQGFVLGRSLALQFHPELDATVLEYWLADDRDGYAGKVGRTHDELRIATKELSDGAAQRVRALVRSYLSRVVGDTAAP
- a CDS encoding DUF2784 domain-containing protein, with amino-acid sequence MTVYSALVALTVAVHFGFIAYLLLGGFIACRWPRTIALHVAAVLWGLGSVALDLPCPLTALERWARARAGMPPLPSAGFIAHYITGVLYPASWIVGVQAAVFALVVASWTLVLIRRRRSSPAGPSGR